The Silurus meridionalis isolate SWU-2019-XX chromosome 16, ASM1480568v1, whole genome shotgun sequence genome has a segment encoding these proteins:
- the gltpd2a gene encoding ceramide-1-phosphate transfer protein, with product MCVSLMMRPLLQQYFLVAAMLTLLLFLTSLWLPQGMIPDCESSWLPCLTDPNSKVTPVVFAGSDVDNDDIIRSDIIPSYNVVIPDCPGQHFHVSNLLQYLDSALSPTSDVLLEPYLLCWEELIKFMEALGPLVGFFTYKVQEKITLIRQLAEEDFAKHRLLTPPLNNSTLLTHNPPGPAYHSVRSMLDTELRMGMISFNRQTPSGSRTLLRLHRSLLWLQLLLMKLWMEPGPVRRNLGEVCEEAYSESLAPYHPWLLQRVARLAFKAMPEHSVLLSMVCVNTHEEAEPIIRIIVTAIGELRRRTHNELEKRNMLELP from the exons atgtgtgttagtTTGATGATGAGACCACTGTTGCAGCAATACTTCCTGGTTGCAGCCATGTTGACTCTGCTTCTATTCCTCACCTCACTTTGGCTAC CTCAGGGAATGATACCTGATTGTGAATCATCGTGGCTCCCATGTCTTACTGATCCCAACAGCAAA GTAACTCCAGTGGTGTTTGCAGGAAGTGATGTGGACAATGATGACATCATTAGAAGTGATATAATTCCCTCTTACAATGTTGTGATACCCGACTGCCCTGGACAACATTTTCATGTGTCCAACCTTCTTCAGTATTTAGACTCCGCCCTTAGCCCCACCTCTGATGTGCTATTGGAACCTTACCTGCTCTGCTGGGAGGAGCTAATCAA GTTTATGGAGGCACTTGGTCCTCTGGTTGGTTTTTTCACCTACAAAGTTCAGGAGAAAATCACTCTGATTCGCCAGCTGGCTGAGGAGGATTTTGCAAAACACAGACTACTGACTCCGCCCCTTAACAACTCCACACTTCTAACCCACAACCCCCCAGGCCCCGCCTACCATTCTGTTCGCTCCATGTTGGATACAGAGCTTCGGATGGGCATGATCAGTTTCAACAGACAGACACCTTCAGGCAGTCGTACTTTGCTCCGCCTCCATCGATCACTGCTGTGGCTGCAGCTGTTGCTGATGAAGCTGTGGATGGAGCCTGGTCCTGTGAGGAGAAACCTGGGTGAGGTGTGTGAAGAAGCTTACAGTGAGTCGTTAGCACCGTATCATCCATGGCTTCTACAGAGGGTCGCACGACTGGCCTTTAAAGCCATGCCTGAACACTCTGTACTGCtcagcatggtgtgtgtgaacacacacgAGGAGGCCGAACCAATCATTCGCATCATTGTCACAGCGATCGGTGAGCTGCGGCGCAGAACTCACAACGAGCTGGAGAAAAGAAACATGCTGGAACTACCATAG
- the plod3 gene encoding multifunctional procollagen lysine hydroxylase and glycosyltransferase LH3, whose product MEVRFLLVFIFLLQLSVTEGARAKPDDLLVITAATEETDGFKRFMRTAKEFNYTVKVLGLGEEWRGGDVAKTVGGGQKVRWLKKEMQKYKDKQDMVILFVDSYDVILASGPSELLMKFSRINHRVVFSAEGFCWPDQRLAPKYPEVHSGKRYLNSGGFIGYAPEIYAIVNQWKHRDNDDDQLYYTRIYLNKEQRVKFNITLDHKSQIFQNLNGAIEEVVLKFEKSRVRARNVAYDTLPVVIHGNGPTKLQLNYLGNYVPTAWTYERGCGVCDDELLYFSDVLDEEMPQVLVAVFIEHPTPFIEEFLERLATLNYPHTRLRLFIHNNVVYHEQHVQWFWNKHRSLFPNARLVGPEENLKHDQARTMAVEMCKNDPTLDYYFSIDSDVALINPDILRILIEENKPVIAPMLSRHGKLWSNFWGALSPEGFYSRSEDYIEIVQGKRVGVWNVPYITQVYLIRGDVLRTRLSHVSLYQEDGLDPDMVFCRAVRDQGVFMFVSNRDEFGRLIATNNYNISRLHPDMWQIFDNPIDWREKYVHKNYSQIFENGVDLVEQPCPDVYWFPAFSEKMCDDLVETMEHFGHWSGGKHTDERLSGGYENVPTVDIHMNQIQFEKEWLRFLKDYIAPVTEKLYPGYYAKAKAVMNFVVRYHPDEQPALRPHHDSSTFTINIALNSKGKDYEGGGCRFLRYDCRIEAPRKGWSLMHPGRLTHYHEGLPTTKGTRYIMVSFVDP is encoded by the exons atgGAGGTTCGCTTCCTCCTGGTGTTTATTTTCCTGCTGCAGCTCTCAGTGACGGAAGGAGCTCGAGCTAAACCag atgatCTGTTGGTGATTACTGCTGCAACTGAAGAAACAGACGGCTTCAAAAGATTCATGAGAACAGCAAAAGAATTCAACTACACTGTGAAG GTGCTGGGTCTGGGTGAAGAATGGAGAGGAGGTGATGTTGCTAAAACGGTTGGAGGAGGACAGAAGGTTCGCTGGCTGAAGAAGGAAATGCAAAAATACAAAGATAAACAGGACATGGTCATCCTCTTCGTAGAcag TTATGATGTCATTCTTGCCTCTGGTCCTAGTGAGCTGCTCATGAAGTTCTCTCGCATTAACCATCGTGTTGTTTTTTCTGCTGAGGGATTCTGCTGGCCTGATCAACGTCTCGCTCCCAAATATCCTGAAGTTCATAGCGGCAAACGCTACCTTAACTCTGGAG gTTTCATTGGTTATGCTCCAGAAATCTATGCTATAGTTAATCAGTGGAAGCACAGAGATAATGATGATGACCAGCTCTACTACACACGCATCTACCTGAACAAGGAacaaagg GTGAAGTTTAACATCACACTGGATCATAAATCACAGATTTTTCAAAATCTTAATGGTGCCATTG aggaAGTTGTTCTGAAGTTTGAGAAATCTCGAGTTAGAGCTCGAAATGTTGCTTATGACACCCTTCCTGTTGTTATCCATGGCAATGGCCCAACTAAG cTCCAGTTAAATTATCTGGGTAATTATGTGCCGACAGCGTGGACTTATGAGCGcggctgtggtgtgtgtgatgacgAGCTTCTGTACTTCAGTGATGTGCTG GATGAAGAGATGCCGCAGGTTCTTGTGGCGGTGTTTATCGAACACCCAACACCCTTTATTGAGGAATTTCTCGAGCGACTGGCAACCCTGAACTACCCACACACTCGCTTACGCCTGTTCATACACAACAAC gtggtgTATCATGAGCAGCATGTGCAGTGGTTCTGGAATAAACATCGCTCTCTATTCCCTAATGCCCGACTTGTTGGACCTGAAGAGAATCTAAAACACGATCAGGCCAGAACCATGGCagt ggagaTGTGTAAGAATGATCCAACCCTTGATTACTACTTCAGCATTGACAGTGATGTGGCTTTAATCAACCCTGACATTCTGCGCATCCTCATCGAAGAGAACAA GCCTGTAATTGCCCCCATGTTGTCCCGTCATGGTAAACTCTGGTCTAATTTTTGGGGAGCTCTGAGTCCTGAAGGATTTTATTCTCGTTCTGAAGATTACATCGAGATTGTACAGGGGAAAAGAGT tggagTGTGGAACGTTCCATATATAACACAGGTGTATTTGATACGTGGTGATGTACTTCGTACTCGTCTTTCCCACGTGTCCCTTTACCAGGAGGATGGTTTGGACCCAGACATGGTGTTCTGCAGAGCAGTTCGGGaccag ggtgtgtttatgtttgtatcCAATAGGGATGAGTTTGGCCGGTTGATCGCCACCAACAACTACAACATCAGCAGACTGCATCCAGACATGTGGCAAATATTTGACAACCCCATT gacTGGAGAGAGAAATATGTCCATAAGAATTACTCTCAGATCTTTGAGAATGGTGTGGATCTGGTGGAACAGCCGTGTCCAGATGTTTACTGGTTTCCTGCCTTTTCAGAAAAGATGTGTGATGATCTCGTCGAGACTATGGAGCACTTCGGCCACTGGTCCGGGGGGAAACATACG gacgAACGTTTATCAGGTGGATATGAAAACGTTCCCACTGTCGATATTCACATGAATCAGATTCAGTTTGAGAAAGAGTGGCTCAGATTCCTGAAAGATTACATTGCTCCTGTAACTGAAAAACTTTATCCAGGATATTATGCAAAG GCTAAAGCTGTGATGAACTTTGTGGTTCGTTATCATCCTGATGAACAACCTGCACTCCGCCCACATCACGACTCATCAACATTCACAATCAACATTGCTCTGAACAGCAAGGGGAAAGACTAtgag ggagGGGGATGCAGGTTCTTGCGTTATGATTGCAGAATTGAAGCTCCAAGAAAAGGCTGGTCTTTAATGCACCCAGGACGTTTAACACACTACCATGAGGGTCTTCCTACAACCAAGGGCACTCGATACATCATGGTCTCATTTGTAGACCcctaa